One genomic window of Hydra vulgaris chromosome 03, alternate assembly HydraT2T_AEP includes the following:
- the LOC105848266 gene encoding uncharacterized protein LOC105848266 isoform X3, whose amino-acid sequence MPPKNKKSAKSNKSKKKKSPVKLVFKEVVMAKQLEVKEQHINEMKKYLDELKLQNEHQKQKNLLLTKEQNIRIQEVVNQALIISKEEDATDHISFTKVEEALADKFNAIQISINDLEEMRREIVKIEKMTNEFTNDLEQLKNYQAYGKLKDQARIDDLLHEIEDMEASYKEIENFFQRSFSSYKNVVMKQNDESLTRHKKLASEQVFSNLEKYDELEFLDNKWLLKEVGIHHQHVINVTKELESLERTNVALISSLFDQNNYENWNVGQDLKEIQNNSDLLLSEEISSEVVEFNLNQLDNSPLDPSLYVLGTKLAVHGLEIGDENAFGENNHSSAFK is encoded by the exons GCTAGAGGTAAAAGAACAACATATTAATGAAATGAAGAAATATCTTGATGAACTTAAGCTTCAAAATGAAcaccaaaaacaaaaa AATTTATTACTAACAAAAGAGCAGAACATACGTATTCAGGAAGTAGTGAACCAAGCTCTTATAATTTCCAAAGAAGAAGATGCAACTGATCATATATCATTTACAAAAGTTGAGGAAGCTCTTGCTGATAAATTCAATGCTATCCAAATTAGCATAAATGATTTAGAag aaatgcGTAGAGAAATtgtgaaaattgaaaaaatgacaAATGAGTTTACGAATGATCTTGAGCAGTTAAAAAACTATCAG gcATATGGAAAACTTAAGGATCAAGCACGCATTGATGATTTGCTCCATGAAATAGAAGATATGGAAGCATCgtataaagaaattgaaaattttttccaaCGGAGCTTTTCTTCATACAAAAACGTTGTTATGAAGCAAAATGATGAGAGTTTAACACGACACAAAAAACTGGCTTCAGAA CAAGTGTTcagtaatttagaaaaatacGATGAGTTGGAATTTCTTGATAATAAATGGCTTTTAAAAGAG GTTGGTATTCATCATCAGCATGTCATCAACGTAACTAAAGAACTGGAATCATTAGAAAGAACTAATGTTGCGCTAATATCTAGCTTATTTGATCAAAACAACTACGAAAAttg GAATGTTGGTCAAGAtctcaaggaaatacaaaataatagtGATCTTTTACTGAGTGAAGAAATAAGCAGTGAAGTAGTAGAATTCAATTTGAATCAG CTTGATAATTCGCCACTCGATCCCTCTTTATATGTGTTAGGAACAAAGTTGGCTGTACATGGATTGGAAATTGGTGATGAAAACGCTTTTGGGGAAAATAACCACTCTTCAgcgtttaaataa